A portion of the Cryptomeria japonica chromosome 5, Sugi_1.0, whole genome shotgun sequence genome contains these proteins:
- the LOC131042231 gene encoding autophagy-related protein 11, which yields MSSSVVSEDFVPGRMLLVHVAENGQSIGVECDGATSVDDLQQRLASVTGVNVNEQLLICGDKGLEPQRSLASYKLPCDGHDVFLYNRTRLMADSPPPPKEVIELPEIPMVPTPSSAQSPHRLDDAADPASRALAQYERQFKCHFQKGHHIYIASQARFELSRRLVQEQQVQGRAFETGRANMELSCKMFNQLYMDFMKQFDHQQRYHMDLVTNFQKTLSRLQTCKLHPKLQTQRYKCLLDFVRQEDISRKTLEACHLSHKQFQEKVSQLKPIYSDLQRKVQDLLRAQPSIDVRREENMVRQHERHFKEQASILDTLRKDVKTVKKHVDNCFTSQLSASSLRPHDAVSALGPMYDAHDKNYLPRMEACSYEINKLFEFCKDKKHEMSVWVHTHMQRVASLQSSIRNIRFELSAFKEAMRHQDDIFAKLKSIRKIGPSYRACLAEVVRRKASMKLYMGQAGQLAEKLASRRESEVQRRMEFLKLQSDYIPQDVLEALGLFDVPRQCVVNIEPSDTSLLDIDVADLERYAPESLVGLLTKGDSNAQGKGSFASFSSSYHSGNDEESYVNTGKQYEAGMMDDDYDDDCILGTTEIEVENAWLKAELASAVAFISSFAPDIYFDAVDESSIEGLLQKAAQETSKALNLKDEYVKHVENDLKVKQLQCVKYEERIQELEQRLSDQFIHLSKLTERKDGMECAVSSVPASKADDCKSETSVISRDEMAQNPSVLPEPMDEGFCSSVNMSSSKYEHHSGELRENGDENMADFLGTMLPEAISAVKTPSGNSALEFSKEELQADGRDKTQKVGSAAQLGVISESNDASHATDQAFSEFRFEGESNSPSEQKDLIVELQNALSEKTKHCAAIETKLDTVLEDFASVRRELEVSLKLLDESQMNCAHLENLLHEAREEAQTNLCAADRKAAEYNSLRASSVKLRALLERLRSCVAATGGAGPGFAESLRSLALSLGSSTVSESGDDGCAEFRTCIRALAEKVGFLAQQRADLMERLSRAEASQNHLSRELESKMELVKSLYAKRTMDKQVSKEKISFTRFEVHELAAFVPNSAGHYEAINRNCRNYYLSEESIALFIDNIPNGRHYIIGQIVHIQKNVARHPGNGRDLVASSGSSTSSFKSRYNPYGLPIGTEYFVVTVAMVPDLIRSAHA from the exons ATGAGCTCATCTGTTGTTTCTGAGGATTTTGTGCCTGGGAGGATGCTTTTGGTCCATGTGGCCGAAAATGGGCAAAGCATTGGGGTTGAGTGCGACGGTGCGACCTCTGTGGATGATCTACAGCAGCGTTTGGCATCTGTAACGGGAGTGAATGTTAATGAGCAGCTTCTGATATGTGGGGACAAGGGATTGGAGCCTCAGAGATCACTGGCTTCTTACAAGCTGCCCTGTGATGGGCatgatgtttttctttacaaccgaACTCGACTTATGGCTGACAGTCCTCCACCTCCTAAGGAAGTTATTGAATTGCCAGAGATTCCTATGGTTCCTACCCCATCATCTGCCCAAAGTCCCCATCGCTTGGATGATGCAGCAGATCCGGCCTCGAGAGCACTGGCCCAGTATGAGAGGCAATTCAAGTGCCATTTTCAGAAGGGTCACCATATCTACATTGCAAGTCAAGCGAGATTTGAATTGTCAAGGCGATTGGTCCAGGAGCAACAAGTTCAGGGAAGGGCTTTTGAGACTGGAAGGGCTAATATGGAGCTCTCTTGCAAGATGTTCAATCAGTTATATATGGACTTCATGAAGCAATTTGATCACCAGCAGAGGTATCACATGGATCTTGTGACAAATTTTCAGAAGACCCTAAGCAGATTGCAAACTTGCAAGCTTCATCCAAAACTTCAAACACAAAGGTATAAATGCCTTTTAGACTTTGTACGACAAGAAGACATATCACGAAAGACTTTGGAGGCATGCCATTTGTCCCACAAGCAGTTCCAAGAAAAAGTGTCACAGCTCAAGCCGATATATTCTGACCTACAGCGTAAGGTTCAAGATCTGCTTCGTGCCCAACCTTCAATTGATGTGCGACGTGAAGAAAACATGGTCAGACAACATGAGCGACACTTTAAGGAGCAAGCAAGCATATTAGATACTTTACG AAAAGATGTAAAGACTGTAAAGAAGCACGTGGATAATTGCTTCACTAGCCAATTATCTGCTTCTTCACTCAGACCTCATGATGCAGTCTCTGCACTGGGTCCTATGTATGATGCTCATGATAAGAACTACTTGCCAAGAATGGAAGCATGCAGCTATGAAATAAACAAACTGTTCGAGTTTTGCAAAGATAAGAAACACGAGATGAGTGTGTGGGTTCACACTCATATGCAAAGGGTGGCATCTCTTCAGTCTAGTATTCGTAATATACGATTTGAGTTGTCAGCATTTAAGGAAGCTATGCGTCATCAAGATGATATATTTGCTAAGCTGAAATCTATTCGCAAAATTGGTCCTTCATATAGGGCTTGCCTTGCAGAAGTGGTTAGGAGAAAGGCTTCTATGAAACTATACATGGGGCAAGCAGGCCAGCTAGCTGAAAAACTGGCTAGTAGGAGAGAATCTGAGGTACAAAGGCGGATGGAGTTTTTAAAGTTACAGAGTGATTACATCCCTCAGGATGTCTTAGAAGCTCTGGGGTTATTTGATGTCCCTAGACAGTGTGTTGTTAATATTGAGCCATCCGACACCAGCTTACTTGACATTGATGTTGCAGATCTCGAGCGCTACGCTCCAGAATCCTTAGTGGGATTGCTGACCAAGGGCGATTCAAATGCACAAGGAAAAGGCTCATTTGCCTCATTTAGCAGCAGCTATCATTCTGGTAATGATGAGGAAAGTTATGTAAATACTGGTAAGCAATATGAAGCTGGGATgatggatgatgattatgatgatgattgtATTCTTGGTACAACTGAAATAGAGGTTGAAAATGCATGGTTGAAAGCCGAACTTGCTTCAGCTGTAGCATTTATCTCTTCTTTTGCGCCTGATATTTACTTTGATGCAGTAGATGAGAGTAGCATAGAAGGGCTCTTACAGAAGGCAGCACAGGAAACATCAAAAGCATTGAATTTAAAGGATGAGTATGTGAAACATGTTGAGAATGATTTGAAGGTGAAGCAGCTGCAATGTGTAAAATATGAAGAAAGAATTCAAGAACTTGAGCAAAGGCTCTCAGATCAGTTCATACATCTAAGTAAACTGACAGAGAGGAAAGATGGTATGGAATGTGCTGTATCCAGTGTCCCAGCATCAAAAGCTGATGACTGTAAGTCAGAAACGTCAGTGATAAGTAGGGATGAAATGGCACAAAATCCATCAGTTTTACCTGAACCTATGGATGAGGGGTTTTGCTCCTCTGTTAATATGAGCTCTTCAAAATATGAGCATCACTCAGGTGAGTTACGCGAGAATGGTGATGAAAATATGGCTGATTTTCTTGGGACAATGCTTCCAGAAGCAATATCTGCAGTTAAAACACCCTCGGGTAACTCTGCCTTGGAATTTTCCAAAGAGGAGTTGCAGGCTGATGGCAGAGATAAAACTCAGAAGGTGGGAAGTGCAGCACAATTGGGAGTGATTTCAGAAAGTAATGATGCGAGTCATGCTACAGATCAAGCATTTTCTGAATTTAGGTTTGAGGGAGAAAGTAATTCTCCATCTGAACAGAAAGACCTTATAGTGGAGTTGCAGAATGCATTGTCAGAGAAAACAAAGCATTGTGCTGCAATTGAAACAAAGTTGGACACAGTCCTGGAGGATTTTGCCTCTGTCAGGAGGGAGTTAGAAGTCAGTTTAAAACTCTTAGACGAATCTCAG ATGAATTGTGCTCATTTGGAAAATCTCTTACATGAAGCTAGAGAAGAAGCACAAACAAACTTATGTGCAGCAGATCGTAAAGCTGCAGAGTATAATTCACTTCGTGCATCAAGTGTTAAGTTGCGGGCCTTGTTAGAAAGACTGCGGAGCTGTGTTGCTGCTACAGGTGGAGCTGGACCAGGATTTGCAGAGTCCCTGCGTTCTTTGGCACTGTCACTTGGGAG TTCTACTGTCAGTGAAAGTGGAGATGATGGCTGTGCTGAATTTCGAACTTGCATCAGAGCTTTAGCAGAAAAGGTAGGGTTCCTTGCTCAACAGCGTGCAGATCTTATGGAAAGATTATCAAGGGCTGAAGCTTCACAGAATCATTTATCAAGAGAGTTGGAGAGTAAAATGGAGCTAGTCAAGAGTTTATATGCTAAGCGTACGATGGATAAGCAG GTGAGCAAGGAAAAGATATCTTTTACCCGCTTTGAAGTCCATGAGCTTGCAGCATTTGTACCCAATTCAGCTGGACATTATGAAGCAATCAACCGCAATTGCAGGAATTACTATTTATCAGAGGAATCCATTGCCCTTTTTATCGATAACATTCCTAATGGACGACACTATATTATTGGACAGATTGTGCACATTCAAAAGAATGTTGCCAGGCATCCAGGAAATGGCAGAGATTTGGTAGCATCTTCAGGCTCCAGTACCAGCAGCTTTAAGTCTCGATACAATCCTTACGGGCTTCCTATTGGCACTGAGTACTTTGTAGTTACTGTGGCCATGGTTCCCGATCTCATTCGTTCAGCACATGCTTGA